ATTGCCCAGCCGGTGCTGGAGCGCGTACGCCAGAAACTGGGTTACTAAGTATAAAATGGGGCTTTTACCTAATGCGGCAGCTGAGAGATCGGCTGCCGCTTTTTCTTTGATCATACTTGCCGCTACACTTTAAAGTATATTTTTTAAATTAAGCCTGCAACCATACTTCCCCGGCATGAACAGCAGACAAGCAGTGGCAGAAAGTCCAGCGGCAACGCACACGTACACAGCGCAACGCTACCTGTCGCTTGATGTGCTGCGGGGGCTGACGGTGGCCTTGATGGTGGTAGTGAACACCCCTGGCTCCTGGAGCACCATCTACGCGCCGCTGCGGCACGCGCCCTGGCACGGCTTTACCGTAACCGATCTGGTGTTCCCGGCATTTCTTTTTGCGGTGGGCAATGCCATGAGTTTCAGCATGCGCAAGTTCTCTATTCAACCCGACAGCGTTTTTCTGCAAAAGGTATTTAAGCGCGCGGCGCTGATCTTCTTGATTGGCGTGCTGCTCCGTTGCTTCCCCTTTGTGGCACATGCCGAAGGCGGCGGTTTGGAGCTGATCGATTTTTCTGCCGTGCGTATCATGGGGGTGCTGCAGCGCATTGCTCTCTGCTACCTGGTTGGCGCGCTGGTGGTGCATTACCTGAAAGTGAAAGGAGCCATCATCTTCAGTGCCGTGGTGCTGCTGGGCTATTGGGCGGCACTATACTTCTTTGGTGATCAGCCAGCCCCTTACAGCTTAGAAGGAAACGCGGCCCTGAAATTTGACCTGCTCTTCTTCTCCCCCGAAATCCTTTACAAGGGCTACGGTATTCCTTTCGACCCGGAGGGATTGCTTAGCACGCTGCCTGCAGCAGTAAACGTGGTAGCCGGATACCTGGCAGGCTTGTTCGTTCAGCAACGCGGAAACAACACGGGCACCGTCTGGAGGCTTTGTCTGACGGGGGCAGTGCTGGCGGCGGTTGCGCTCGTATGGGATGTTGTGTTTCCCATCAACAAAGCCCTCTGGACAAGCTCCTACGTAGTTTACTCTGTCGCCTTAGTTATACTTGTGCTGGCCATGCTGATGCTGGTGATAGAGGTGCTGAAGTATAAAAAGTGGGTTTACTTTTTTGAGGTGTTCGGCAAAAACCCGCTGTTCATTTTCTGCATGTCCATTCTGCTCGTCAAAACCCTTAGCTTTATCAAAGTGAGCGACGACACACGCCTGGACAGTTGGATTTACCAGAACTGGTTCCTTAGCTGGGGCCAGGGAGAATTTGCCTCCCTGATGTTTGCACTAGCCTACATGCTGCTGCTTTGGCTAATGGGCTACTGGATGGACCGCCGCAGAATCTACATCAGGGTATAAAATGCACTAAAGCAAAAAGGCCTGCCGGATGTTCCGACAGGCCTTTTTCATATATTACTTTACTAGGCTTACGATCCGTAATAACGGGTATAGTTCTCGTTATATTCGTTGTCGTCCAGCATGTTATCGTTGTTTGCATCCCACTGCCCAAATATGCCGTCAGAATACTCACGCTCGTCAATCATGTTGTCCTGGTTTCTGTCCCACTCGGTACGGAAGTTACTTTTGCCCATACCTGTTCTAAACTCATTCTGGTCCAGGTTGTTATCGCGGTTAGTATCCCAATCTTGCCAGTTCTGGTTTTCCATTCCGAAGTTGTTGGCAGATGTACGCCACTCGTTCTCATCCAACATGTTGTCGTCGTTTTCATCCCAGGTGCTGAAGAAGCTGTCGTTAAACTCGTTTTCGTCCAGCATGTTGTCATCGTTGGCATCCCAGCCACCAAAGCGTTGGGTTGAGGTGAAATTGCTGTTGAAGTTCTCGTTATCGTAGGTGGTACCCATTGCCTCATCCTCCACTTCTGTTTCAACTGCAGCAGCATCCGTTGTATCAAGCGTTGTATTTTCGCCACCACAGGCTACTAAACCAGCTAAAAGTGTAAAGCAAAGTCCGTTTCCGATGTATTTGAATAATTTAATTTCTCTCGTTTTCATAGTTTTAGTGTTTTTCGTTTACAAAATTATACATACTTGAATGTACGAGTGTAGCCCCTCCAAGGGTTATAAACTCTCCTCAGCAACAGCAAAGCAGCAGCTTTGGCAAACACCAAATCCAATAATATCAAATAGTCAAGCTGTTACAATTCAAGAAGAGGCACCTTTTAACACCCGCTACTGCCTTCAGCGGGTAAAGGGCGTAAAAAAAGCACCTACTGCTGCCGGGGCAACTGCAAGTGCAACCTTTATACTAGAGTAGCTGAATTGCTTATTCCTCCAGTATCACTAGATCGGCGGAGGCACGGTTAAGTGCAATTGGAATATCATTGATTACGGCCGTGCGTATGAGTGTCTGGATATCATGCTCGTGGCCGTGGGGCGTTTCGGCATCGATAAAGAAGATAATCTTCTGTACTTCGCCCTGTAGTATTTTAGCAGCCAACAGAATATCGCCGCCGCTGGGGCCATGCCCAAAAGGCTGCACATTCAGGTCGAGCATGTCGTTTAGCAGCTTTGAGGTGTTCGACGTACCAATGAGGTTATGCTCTGCCAGCACGTCACGGTGCATCTTGGCCCAGTTCAGCAATTCATTTTTACGTCCGTTGTGCGCTATGAGAGCAATGGTAGTTTTCATGTGGGTTGAGTTTTTAGATTGGCTCTGTTCTGAATGGCTCGCCTTAAATATACAGCTTTTTTATTACTGAGGGCATGGAACAAACTTAGAAGGTATTTTAAAGATGCCTTCACCTGGCTTAGCTGCACAGTATGATGGCTATACTTGTCTTCGCAGTAACGGTAGCCAGGTGGCAACCGCCGTCGTACTTTCTAAATTAAGGCCGCCATTTTACTTTCCATCCGGGAAAGAACATCCAGAAACTCCTCCGACCTGTTTTCCAACTCGCGGAAGCCTTCGTGGGCCTCCTCGATTTTGCCTCCCTGGTACAGGCTAACCAGGTGCCGCACCATGCCATCAATCTCCTGCTGCAGTTTTCCCAGCTTTTTCAGCTCCGGCACATCCTGGTAACGCACAAAACCGATCGTGCTGAACCAGGAAGACACAGGTCCTGCGCTGGAGAAAAAAGCACCGTCGTAGTTGCCGCCATAAAGCACTGACCTTACCTTCGATTTGAAAAGGATGTGCTTTATTCTCAACTGCTGGCAATCTATCTGGGCCTGGTTCATCTATTCCTTACCTGTCCGTATCCGTTCGTTAATT
Above is a window of Pontibacter akesuensis DNA encoding:
- a CDS encoding histidine kinase — its product is MNQAQIDCQQLRIKHILFKSKVRSVLYGGNYDGAFFSSAGPVSSWFSTIGFVRYQDVPELKKLGKLQQEIDGMVRHLVSLYQGGKIEEAHEGFRELENRSEEFLDVLSRMESKMAALI
- a CDS encoding EF-hand domain-containing protein, with protein sequence MKTREIKLFKYIGNGLCFTLLAGLVACGGENTTLDTTDAAAVETEVEDEAMGTTYDNENFNSNFTSTQRFGGWDANDDNMLDENEFNDSFFSTWDENDDNMLDENEWRTSANNFGMENQNWQDWDTNRDNNLDQNEFRTGMGKSNFRTEWDRNQDNMIDEREYSDGIFGQWDANNDNMLDDNEYNENYTRYYGS
- a CDS encoding methylglyoxal synthase translates to MKTTIALIAHNGRKNELLNWAKMHRDVLAEHNLIGTSNTSKLLNDMLDLNVQPFGHGPSGGDILLAAKILQGEVQKIIFFIDAETPHGHEHDIQTLIRTAVINDIPIALNRASADLVILEE
- a CDS encoding acyltransferase family protein; this translates as MNSRQAVAESPAATHTYTAQRYLSLDVLRGLTVALMVVVNTPGSWSTIYAPLRHAPWHGFTVTDLVFPAFLFAVGNAMSFSMRKFSIQPDSVFLQKVFKRAALIFLIGVLLRCFPFVAHAEGGGLELIDFSAVRIMGVLQRIALCYLVGALVVHYLKVKGAIIFSAVVLLGYWAALYFFGDQPAPYSLEGNAALKFDLLFFSPEILYKGYGIPFDPEGLLSTLPAAVNVVAGYLAGLFVQQRGNNTGTVWRLCLTGAVLAAVALVWDVVFPINKALWTSSYVVYSVALVILVLAMLMLVIEVLKYKKWVYFFEVFGKNPLFIFCMSILLVKTLSFIKVSDDTRLDSWIYQNWFLSWGQGEFASLMFALAYMLLLWLMGYWMDRRRIYIRV